In Theobroma cacao cultivar B97-61/B2 chromosome 7, Criollo_cocoa_genome_V2, whole genome shotgun sequence, the genomic window TTGGGCTCTGGCTTGGCAGCAGATAAAAAAGGTTGAATATGATGTGGAATATTATATTGTTCCATATGTTTCCTTTTGTGCCAAAGTCTTGCTTCCTTTATCTATGTAGTTATCCCTTTGATTTTCTatctattttttcatttttatttaattggttttatattgCATATTCATTCACATCAGATGTTGTGATTTACCTCTGATCAAATCATGATAGTGAATTCTTTGGTTTTATCTTCAAAGCTGAGCTACAATAATTTGTCACTCTCTATTCTGCCAATGTTAAGATTCTCGTTTGTGTGCAGTCGAAGTTACCTGGTAAAGGATTCATTTCTGAGAAGCATGATTCATCCAGCCTTGGGGTAGAGAAGAAAGCTGCTTTATCCCGAGAAAGTGATAGTGTGCCTGTTGGATCTGACATACCGTATGATTATGATAGGAAAGAGAAGTTTAAAATGGTAATCAGCAAGTCAAAGAAGGATGGACAAGATCCACCTTCCAAAGCTACCCAGCCACCAATCGGAGTTAGTGTGGatgcagcagcagcagctgcTATTCTTCAGGCTGCCACAAGAGGCATTAAGAATCCCAATTTAGAAATTCTATCTAAGACATCTTTAAATGGTAGCAGCCAGGCCCGTAGTAGTGAGGGTGGGCATGCCCCAAGTTTGGGTGGTCTCCTTTCATCTCAGCCTCAGAGTTCTAACCAGAAGCCAGGGCAGAAAGGGGAGCCAAGTGTTTCTGGTCCTGTTGCCAATGCTATTGCAAAGACAGCAGCTATTGCAGCTGCAAGTGAGGCTGATTCCTCTGAGGCGTGTTTgtctaaagaagaaaagttgaaaGCTGAGAGATTGAAACGGGCAAAGATGTTTGCAGCCATGATAAAAAGTGGTGCTGCACCACTTAAAACTGAACCATTGCGTGGCTTATCTGCTGAACCACCAGAGTCGGGGGTTTCTGGTTCAGGTGTGGAGGGTGGAAGTCTTTTGGGAAAAGAAAGGGAAGGAAGCTCAGTTCCATTGGATGCTAATACTTCTGATAAGACTGAAAATCATGAAAAGATATATTCTGGCAGTGATCATTATGAACGGCGATCAAAGAGGAAGTATCGTTCGAGATCAAGCAGACATGAAGAAGATAGCAGACgggaggaggaagaagaagaagaagaagaaaaagagaaaggaagggATCACAAGCACTCAGGTAAAAAGCGGCATTCTCATCACTCTTCGCACCATAGCAGGGATAAACATAAGCATAGAAGAAGGCATTCATCTTCAAAGGATAGAGATTCTCGACATCGGCATAAGCACCATAGGGGCACTGATGATGAACAAGGTCATAACTCAGACAGCTCTGACAGTGACCATCATCATTCTCGACACAGACGGAAGCAAGATAATTCAGATGCTGAACGTCCGCGGTCAAGATTTGCATACGAGCATAACAATTCCTCTGAGGAAGATGAGCATCGACACTATCGACATCATCACAAGCATGACAGCTCCTCTGAGGATGAGGATCGACGCTCCCGACATCGGCATAAGCACCATAGGTCCTCTGACGATGAGCACCAACATCGAAGGAAGAGATCTCACTCGGGAAGAGAGGGAGAATTGGAGGAAGGAGAGATATGTGCAAAATCAGATCAATCTAAATTGAGTGAGGGCAATTGTGTCAGTCGGGAAACTTCAGCGGATATATCAAAACCAGATGCAGAAGGAAGAAGAGCTCCATCTCTGCCAGCCGAAACCACTGCGGTTTCCGATGATTTAAGAGCCAAAATTCGAGCTATGCTGATGGCAACCTTGTAATTTATAGTTGTCATGTCTGTTTTCCTTACCACAAGCATCTAACAGATCATTTCCCCTGAATTAAATGATGAGTTCCTGATCTCACTTTCCAGTTCtttaatcaaattcaaattactTGCAATATGATGTCATTAAATTGTTCCTTGGATTGCTCCTTGGACCTTTGGTGAGCATGATATCAGGGTGTGCTCTGAATACTCTTGAAAAAATCCAGAAAACCCGTATTTCTACTTGTGACaggtaatatttttattattcaaactCATAAGATATTCTAATCTCACTTAATCAAGTTAGATAATACAGAATgctcaattataatctatcCATTGTTATCTTAATTATTTGAACTAAACTACTAGATCGAGTTGGATAGTGCAGGATATTGGATTACAAAATATCCATTACTACCCCTAATTACTTGAACTAAACCAAGCAAACCCAATGCTAATCAACTCTGCTTACAATTCTTCATATAATTGAAGGTTTCAGAACATAAACCCTAGGTTTGTTGGAAAGTTGAATCTAGTGCTTAAGATAACCCCCAAAATTCCCCAATTTCTTGGGGAGAAATCTCAATCAATGGACATGAATTTCAGATGGTGGGAATTAAGCGTAGGCCAACATAGtcaaaaacttattttgacTCTTCCAGGAAATTATTAAAACAAACTCCTTTGTCTCatcataatttaaatcaatCAAATCAATATTTCCCAATTATTTGGGAAATGGAATGGACTTTACCAAACAcgtttcttttccatttttcataatGGGAATTGAATTCCACCCTATTTGAGGACTGTAGactcaattaaaataatagtaGGGAGGAAAATGGGATTTCGCCTGAATTCAAGCACATAGAAAGCTTCAAAATGAAAGGAACTTTGGCTTGAATTTGAGCATGGgaattcattattattattgtcaATCTACATATAGCTGTCACGGCAAGACATGAAAGGAGAAAACCCAATCTTTTTCACAATAGCCTAAGAAAAATTTGGTGAGCTGTCTTAGGAAAGTACCATTACAAGGTATAGGCCTAGCTGGGTTCTAAGTGATTGAATTTCAAGGTAATTTGCCAAAATTTTGGgagatgaaaattttcacttgttCACACACTGTTTTTACAAGGGACTAATAGCAAATTCATGGCTATTATAGTTTGAATCCATTTTCCCAATCAAAGATTGAAAGTTGAATCCATTTTCCAGTCAATCTGATCAAGAAAAACTATGggatttttttgtcttttcttctctGCCAATGTTCATCCTATTGCTACAAAGTCTGGCATATGAAAATTCACTTGTTCACACTTTCATTTTACAAGGGACTAATTGCAAATTCACGGCTATGATAGTTTGAAACCCATTTTCCCAATCCAAGATTGATAGTTGAATCCAATTTCCCAATCAATCTGATCAAGAAAATTATGGGTTTTTTTGTCTTTCCTTCTCTGCCAATGATCATCCTATTGCCACATATTTGGGAAATGAAATTCACTTGTTCACACTTTCATTTTACAAGGGACTACTTGCAAATTCATGGCTATAATAGTTTGAAATCCATTTTCCCAATCCAAGATTGATAGTTGAATCCTTTTTCCCAATCAAAGATTGATAATTGACTCCATTTTCCCAATCAAAGATTCACTGTTGAATCCAATTTCCCAATCAATCTgatcaagaaaaattatggGTTCTTTTTGTCTTTCCTTCTCTGCCGATGTTTATCCCAAAATTTCAACCCTGGCATTGTctccccccttttttttttatttttttccttcacaGTCTGCCACCTTTCTTCTTTaaactcataatcccaatCAAAGCTTTCCACGTTTTGGGTTGGCGGAAAGATCATTGCCAGGTTGAAAGAACAATAGTTTCAGTCAAAGTTTTTGATTATACCTCATTTCCCCatcatcaaatttgaaaatgttgactgaattaaatcaaatagaaaataaaaaaagaagaagaagaacctGCTAAATCTTGATTGATTTCATATGAAAACAACATATAGTATATGATGTGATGAACTAGTCAAAGTCATACAAGATACCcagaatttcttttctttttttaataatgttAGAATAATTTTTGAAGTAGTTGTTCTATCACATTTATCATGAACAGCTTCATCTGTTCATAGCAGAAATAATGAAAGGGATATGGCTTGAAAGTACCCCAAAATGAGATAAGCATTTTACCTAACTTGTACCTCAACTTTTTAGTCCCAATTAGGCAGCAACCCTGTTGCCCATATAGTGTGGAAAATCATatggaaaactagaaaaggaaaaaaaaggacaaaaaatgaagaaaattagaCCCAATCGAACATTTTGATTGAATTTCTAAAAACTCAATTAAACAGTTAAAGTTTTCAATATATTCCCCATACTGTAGATGAATTCGTCGTAATGCAATCGAacattttgtttgaatttcTAAAAACACAATTCAATAGTTGAAAATTTTCGATATATTTCTTGTACTACAatcaatgaatttaaaatgttGAATAAGAAATTGTTAAAggataattatattatataaagttatatACCTAgctataataataaaaaaattaaaaattgagaagTGGTGATCGCCATCACGTGTTACCTCCTTGACACCGTCCCTAATTGTCGATGATTTGATCATCAACGAATTTGTCAAAGATGACGTCTTTCGTTAACAAGAATTATCGTTGATATTTAGTTAAATCAAAGGTATTTAAATCCTCAAATTTGCTTTGATTTATGTAGCAAGAATTGTGAACATTTCTTTTACTTAGGGAAccaaaagaagggaaaaaaaaggcaaaagaaaTCATCATTACCTCACTAATCTTTCCATGAGCCATGCATGCCAAGagagaagcaaaagaaaaaaaaaaactttggcTTTGCAAACGTCAGTATAAGTTGGACTTTCTGGCCATGATTTCtctttataattattttcaactcataattattgattacatcaaaaattaaataaactttcgTGTGGTATTGGCCCATGACTTCATTTTTTCAAACCTATTTTTTGGCATTTTCGTGTTTTTTTATACAAACCCAAAAATCTTATCCtctctatttatttataaagtatAATAACAACTCTCTAATCCTCAAATTAGCTTCATTTtcgtgtttttttttttggtattggACACTCTTCTTTCTAGTTAaattaatgatatatatatatatatataattgacttaagcGTTTGAATTAATCGATTTAATCGTATTTATCTctgaattaatcaaataattctaatcaaatttattcgacttttaatcaaaaattacTCGCTTGTAGTACTTAATATTGTCCAAAAAGATATAGACCTTTTTTGAGATTATGTCAAATTAGATTACTTTACTTTTATACttctttataattataagggCACAAGACTTAGCTATATGAGTAAATTATGGTCAAAATAGGGTGCCTTTGATTATGGAAAGGTTAAAATCCCAATTAgctacaaatttttttattgggttttagggtttcttttttttcaagttgGGAGACTAGgttttttgtataatttttagCTGTAAAGTAATTAATAACTATGGCTTTGAATTAAACTTAATTAGCCACGTAATCCCTAATTATAACCAAATTAGGGTGAACCCCAAGTTTTCTTTTCCATGTTTTGACTTTAGTATTGATTGGCTGTAGCCATGCCCCAAGTCTATAgcctttaattattattattattatttattttgcctTGCTATAATCAACAATACCATTCTTTCAATGACCTTTTGAGCAAGGCAGGCTTAATTAACTCTAAGCAAAGATGCATTGAGtgagacaaaagaaaattaatctCATAAATTGCAATCTATTTCATTCTTAATTCGATTGTTGGTTCATTCAAGTCCGTAATGTCTATGCGACTTAATTAtccattttaaatttaaacacgTTTTGTTCGTGAATTCGgtttgataattttgaaagaaaatttatattcatgagctttgaaaatgaatttaaggTTGGTATATTTTGATAGAACCGTCTTCTatttcttgttggtttaaaAACTATTGTATAGAGGGCGGTTTAGTCGcactacaaaaaaattgagttttaatcacatttctttagataacatatttttttgtatagtaaaatttttaaaagtgcaattatttatatttttaattttactttttttacaTTTAGTAGCAATATAAAAAAGTACAATCTTTACTAgtgtatgtaatttttattgttatattttattcataatacatataaaaatttatatagtaAAGTTAGATTTACaaaaatgttcaaaaaaacGTAAAAAATgagttattaaaaatatttttaataacaaattttaaaaatgttttattttaagtcaaatttgTTGTGATGTCATATTGATAGATTTTTTCGACTTTACCCtaataaatctaaaaaaaaaaaaggtctaTCCATGCATTTGAAACCCATTAAAGCTAAAAAGTCTATTTTGATGACATATTTGAAACCacaaatttaacttaaaatattttaaaagccATTAAAtgagcatttaaaaaaaaacgtattcattttaaactctttttcgactttattttcttgtcaataaagaaataaataaataaataaatactttCAACCCTGTAGTCAAAACTCGTCTATACCTTTTCGATGCaattgaattttcttctttcttttttttgtggtTTTAGTTTAGGGAACTAAGTGTTTTGATCATCATAAATAGTAAAATTCCAAGGTAGTCGGGAATTTGGGGGTATTTCAACTTTGGAAGTCCAAGTTCAGCTCACGTGTTCCTATTAAGGCAAATTGACGGGGGGAAAAGTTTCTCAATTTGTCACATACTTTTACGTGACATTTCAACATTTTGGACTAAAAGCAAGTCTAAAAAGACACTTATCAAATAATGTGAGCACTAGAACTTTCGATCCATTTCTACCACAACTCAATCATCGAAAACTAATAATACGAGTAAGGAAATTGTacatttttgtcttaattcggaataattaatttatctcaattttttttatataataaaagaataatgtATCCGAACATTTGATTCATTAAACGATACATGATCTCTTGTGTAGAAAGCAAAATTCGAATTCCCTTcttctaattaaaaaaaaaatcttcacATAGAAAATGTTCATGTAGAAGATCGGTTTCTAACATAAAGCACAAATTAAATACCGTGAATGGAAAGACTTTTCGATCAATTTTTATGACAAACTCAATCATCGAAAACCAATACTATGAGTAAGAAATTTgtgaattcttttttttatacgGTAAAAGAACAATACATTTGAGTATTTGATTCATTAATTGGTACATGATCCTTACTTAAAGAGTAAAATTCAAATCTCATTTctctcaattaaaaaaaaatgttcacGTAGGAGATCAAAACTTTCGATCAATTTTTATGACAAATTCAATCATCGAAAACTAATAATATGAGTAAGAAAATTGTGCATTCTGTCTTAACCCGAAATAATCAATTTATCtcgaattcttttttttttattacttgaaaaaagaatattgTTCACGTAAAAAGGATGAGACAGACGTTCTTAATTTCTAATATAAAACACagattaaataatatgaacAGAAGGactttcaattatttttatgacaatatcaaaaactaataatacAAGTAAGAAAACTGTATGGTTTCGTCTTAACCCAAAATAACGAATTTATgctaaattctttttaatgtTCACGTGGAAGATCAGACGTgattaatttctaaacataataaaacaccaaaaaaaataaattaaattaaattcattgCTTTAATTCTGTGGGCCTAACTTGTGAAAAAATGTTAGTTTCGTGTAAGACTAGAATTTGTATTCATGGGAAATTTGTTAACCTTTCATTTtcgatataaaaaaaaataattaattacccaatcaataaaaatactgtctaattttataattaaagcATAGATTAGGGTTGGTTTATGATTTCTGGTTTTAATTCATCCATCGAAAgtcattaaaatcattaatttctttttcgtGTATATGCGAAAAAAAGTTcctaaatttgaatttttaaagaaaattattaaaaaatttaccattttttaTGTACATAAAGATTGGGATAATTTTTatcaatattattaatattttaataataaaaataatttactctaaaaattaaaaataatcagtttattttcacaaagaagaaaaaggggaaggagaagaagaagaaattggcCATATTGGAAACAAACGCTCGCACGATCTAAAACGTGGACTGGTCAAACAAGATGTGGGGACCACATTCCTACTAAGAATCCTGTCCGTCCATATCGTTGACTGTGTCGCTGTTACCCTCACGTGGAATCATAATGCGGCCAATCAGGACGGTGCATTTTTGGAACCAGTCAAAGGGCAAaccactcttttttttttatttcccttttttttacaAGGTTAAAAACTTTCTAATTTAGGAGAACTTTACAAGTATCTAATTTCTATTAatacatatttattatttatatatacacttgatataatttatctttttaatttttattattatatatgcatatttatttttttcgtTTAATCTAACATAAAGAGAGTCTTTCGATACAAAAAAGTTTATTGGTTAATGTAAAAGtacatttcttttaaaataaaaagttatatgattttgattttcaaatatatatatatatgattgcTCGTGAAGgatattattataattcactcaaatttcaaaaaaaaattcatatatttcatattaaaaaactTGAACGATAAAACATTTTAGATTATGAAGTGTTTAtttatatcaatatttttttcttaaataaagaaaggaaaaaatccGAACATAacctaattatatataaatttataaatttaacttttttctattacaaaaaaatatcattcattaattattaaatcaaaaactCAAACCTAATATGAACCTAATTCGTAAATCTAATCTTGAAAATAGTCATGTGGGCACATATTCCATGATTCTTAAACTAGGGTAAAAGGACCTCTCCCTAGGGCCTTTTGTGCAAGTCTTTGCccaaatctctctctctcttaacttctTCAAGACTCTATTTCTATTTCTATTTCTATTTCACAACTTTGTTGAAGACTCTTCTCCTAATGTCTCTCTCACAACTAAGAGAGCCATCATCAACTTGAGCCATGTGTATCCCTTGACGCACCATCTTACGTacctcactttctctctctctctctctctttgaaAATAGTTCTTTACACCTCAGGGGGGGAggggggagagagagagagagatagatCACTCCTTTCACATTTTGGTCTCAGTCCAAACCCCTTTTTAAATGCCGAGTCCATTGCACCCCTACCCTTTTACAAAAAAGACTTGAAAGAAACCCTCTCTATACTAGCTCTTTATCCCTTCTCCACCACTTCTTCTCTCCCCATTTCTGTATGGACGAAGGAGGAACGGGAGCAAGACGACTCTCCTTTGATCATACTGTTGATGCTGCAATTAGTGTCTTCAACCCCAAGCCATCCCTTTTCGGTGTCGGTCCTTTCAGAAGTTCTTGTAAACCTGATCCTGCAGCCAGGAAACAGGCAGCTTTCGATATGGAACAAGATGATCAACATGTTGAATCGTCTGATGGGATGAAACGAGTAGTCAACGAGATGGACTTTTTCGGCTCCGGTGGTAGATCTTCTTCGAAAGAAGAACCAAAGGCTGATGTGAAGATGGAGAGTGAACGTCAGGGATTGGTGCAGGAGAATGATGAACCAGCAGCAGCTGATGTAAATGTAAGGGGAATTTGTCATACCaaactcatttttttcattagcCTGCCTGTTGGGTATTTACTTAAAGCTTTTCTTTGCCTATTTTTAGACTGGTTTGAATCTCTTGACAACTAATATTGTAAGTGAGAAATCAGTTCCTGGTGACAGAACATCGCAGAATCTCAAAGATAAAGAAAGAGTAAATCAGGTAGGAGACTTGACAACATATATATAGCCGGACTTGTGAAGTTTTCGGATGCTAAACTTTGTAAAACTTTTCATGGTGCAGTTAGCAGATGTCCGAGCTGAATTGGAACGAATAAACGAAGAGAATCAACGTTTGAAAGTTACTCTTAATCAGGTGAACAGCAACTATTATGCTTTACAGATGCATCTTGTTTCACTGATGCAACGACAACAAAATCGAAGAGATGAAAGTTCAGAAGCTTCTGAGGTAAAACTGCAGCAGAATTACACCATAAACAACCTGAGTTCTATCTAGTTTTGATAGTTCTTACACTCACTAGTAACTGATAGATTGTATGTGGTTCTTTAATCTGCGTAGATGAATAGAACCACAGAAGAGAAAAGGCATGGAGAAGTTATTGTTGCAAGACAATTTATAGATCTGGGTCAATCTGCAAAGGTTGAAAAAGATGAGCTTTCAGAATCTTCTTCAGATGGTAGAGTCCAGGAGTTTTCAGGATCGCCAGGGAACACCATTGTTGAGTCTATGGAGAGAAGGAAAACGAACAGTAGTAGAAATTGTGAAACAGTCCCAATTGATCCCATCAGCAGGAAAGATTTAATGGACCCTGGACGGAATCAGAGAGAAGAAACCCCCGAAGGCCGACCTCATCCAGGATGGTTACAAAACAAAGTTCCCAAGTTCAATACCTCAAGGGATGTTGAACTAGCACAAGAGACCATGGCCATGATTAGAAAAGCTCGTGTCTCAGTTCGAGCTCGATCTGAAGCTTCAATGGTAAGTTTTTAGATTAGAAAAGAGAATCCTGTTTGATAATTACTTCTAACGAGTAACATactaaaagaaagaaagaaaaagaaaaaacaaactgCTTGAACTGCCCCACGTGCAAGAAAACATGCCTGTGAGCACACAATTTTAGGTTGGCACACCGCCTACTTTTGTTGAAGTAAGATATTAAGAAAGTCAGTCGGAAAAGTTGTAAACTTATACCATTTCAAGATCTTTactttaccttttcttttactacttctctTCGGTTGCAGAAAGTTACTTAATTTAGGCTTCTGATAATAACGGACTCTATGTGCATAGCCTTGTCATAAAGTATAGCCTTTTAGTTCTTTTCTATGGCAAAAAAGTCACCAAAATCAGGTTTCTAGGGATCATCAATTCTAGTATTCAATTATAGGAGGCTGCTTGTTTATCGGAATCAGTCTGATTCAAAGCTGTGTGTGGGTGCAGATTTCTGATGGATGTCAATGGAGAAAATATGGGCAGAAGATGGCAAAAGGAAACCCTTGCCCTCGAGCTTACTACCGTTGCACCATGGCAACAGGTTGTCCAGTTCGCAAACAAGTACATAACTACAAATCCtctttcttcatattttttgtttttttcgaCGATCTTGAGGTTTCTGGTGACTAAAGGAACCTTGTTTTTAATCGAATTCAACAGGTGCAAAGGTGTGCAGATGATCGAACCATCCTTAATACAACTTATGAAGGCAACCATAACCATCCACTCCCTCCAGCTGCCATGGCAATGGCATCAACAACATCAGCAGCAGCATCGATGCTACTTTCCGGATCAATGCCCAGCGCAGATGGGATGATGAACTCATCGACTATCCTTCCCAAAGGCATAATGCTTCCTTGCTCACCGAATTCGGTCACCCTTTCAGCTTCAGCTCCATTTCCTACTGTTACATTGGACCTGACTTACAACCCTAATCAAAGACCAACGAGCCAGCTTCTTGCCCCTTCCCCAAACATTCCTCACCTGCTTGGCCACCCCATTTACAACCAATCAAAACTTTTGGGTCTTTTCAGCTCTCAAGGAATCGAACATCATCCCCATTTAGCTCAAAATCAGATGCAGCCACCACATCCCATGGCTGATACAGTAAATGCCGCCACCGCTGCCATCACTGCCGATCCCAACTTCACTGCAGCTCTAGTTGCAGCCATTACTTCCATCATCGGCAATCCTCATCGAGACAACAGTGGTAATAACAATAGCCCAACTTCAAGAAACACAGGAGACAACAAtacttaagaaaaaaagaaaagaagaacgtAAGTTtgtaacctttttttttaccttctCTTTTAGGA contains:
- the LOC18593465 gene encoding probable WRKY transcription factor 31, with protein sequence MDEGGTGARRLSFDHTVDAAISVFNPKPSLFGVGPFRSSCKPDPAARKQAAFDMEQDDQHVESSDGMKRVVNEMDFFGSGGRSSSKEEPKADVKMESERQGLVQENDEPAAADVNTGLNLLTTNIVSEKSVPGDRTSQNLKDKERVNQLADVRAELERINEENQRLKVTLNQVNSNYYALQMHLVSLMQRQQNRRDESSEASEMNRTTEEKRHGEVIVARQFIDLGQSAKVEKDELSESSSDGRVQEFSGSPGNTIVESMERRKTNSSRNCETVPIDPISRKDLMDPGRNQREETPEGRPHPGWLQNKVPKFNTSRDVELAQETMAMIRKARVSVRARSEASMISDGCQWRKYGQKMAKGNPCPRAYYRCTMATGCPVRKQVQRCADDRTILNTTYEGNHNHPLPPAAMAMASTTSAAASMLLSGSMPSADGMMNSSTILPKGIMLPCSPNSVTLSASAPFPTVTLDLTYNPNQRPTSQLLAPSPNIPHLLGHPIYNQSKLLGLFSSQGIEHHPHLAQNQMQPPHPMADTVNAATAAITADPNFTAALVAAITSIIGNPHRDNSGNNNSPTSRNTGDNNT
- the LOC18593464 gene encoding protein suppressor of white apricot isoform X1, which codes for MDLDVVGRHALLFDDDAMASFVNSAAALVDWNSLSIDRYDVRHLLSGPPPPRKKRRHPSPPTQTADDNLESELDRERYLDLPPSSPSPSDQQDGDNDEECATAGGVYNAVPFSYGNTGDFNEQKDTDAESSFRPSFPVPESLLQSLPSTEKVHQIMARTAMFVSRYGGQSEIVLRVKQGDNPTFGFLMPDHPLHAYFRFLVDHQELLSSNSVDEESKADSALDQAGRVRGGGALSLLGTVYGSGEDEEGATANASEVKRKESVEAGVAINETSSNGPEQKQFSSSVNRKDETVTKDSAPLTKEKASLIKRNRSITTIKAGTTTGVKKESDASAAEKSRASSLPTTSKVELPVVEPPSDLKRVVDKIVEFIQKNGRQFEAVLVEQDVRHGRFPFLLQSNLYHPYYLKVLQKAEKSKLPGKGFISEKHDSSSLGVEKKAALSRESDSVPVGSDIPYDYDRKEKFKMVISKSKKDGQDPPSKATQPPIGVSVDAAAAAAILQAATRGIKNPNLEILSKTSLNGSSQARSSEGGHAPSLGGLLSSQPQSSNQKPGQKGEPSVSGPVANAIAKTAAIAAASEADSSEACLSKEEKLKAERLKRAKMFAAMIKSGAAPLKTEPLRGLSAEPPESGVSGSGVEGGSLLGKEREGSSVPLDANTSDKTENHEKIYSGSDHYERRSKRKYRSRSSRHEEDSRREEEEEEEEEKEKGRDHKHSGKKRHSHHSSHHSRDKHKHRRRHSSSKDRDSRHRHKHHRGTDDEQGHNSDSSDSDHHHSRHRRKQDNSDAERPRSRFAYEHNNSSEEDEHRHYRHHHKHDSSSEDEDRRSRHRHKHHRSSDDEHQHRRKRSHSGREGELEEGEICAKSDQSKLSEGNCVSRETSADISKPDAEGRRAPSLPAETTAVSDDLRAKIRAMLMATL
- the LOC18593464 gene encoding splicing factor, suppressor of white-apricot homolog isoform X2; the protein is MARTAMFVSRYGGQSEIVLRVKQGDNPTFGFLMPDHPLHAYFRFLVDHQELLSSNSVDEESKADSALDQAGRVRGGGALSLLGTVYGSGEDEEGATANASEVKRKESVEAGVAINETSSNGPEQKQFSSSVNRKDETVTKDSAPLTKEKASLIKRNRSITTIKAGTTTGVKKESDASAAEKSRASSLPTTSKVELPVVEPPSDLKRVVDKIVEFIQKNGRQFEAVLVEQDVRHGRFPFLLQSNLYHPYYLKVLQKAEKSKLPGKGFISEKHDSSSLGVEKKAALSRESDSVPVGSDIPYDYDRKEKFKMVISKSKKDGQDPPSKATQPPIGVSVDAAAAAAILQAATRGIKNPNLEILSKTSLNGSSQARSSEGGHAPSLGGLLSSQPQSSNQKPGQKGEPSVSGPVANAIAKTAAIAAASEADSSEACLSKEEKLKAERLKRAKMFAAMIKSGAAPLKTEPLRGLSAEPPESGVSGSGVEGGSLLGKEREGSSVPLDANTSDKTENHEKIYSGSDHYERRSKRKYRSRSSRHEEDSRREEEEEEEEEKEKGRDHKHSGKKRHSHHSSHHSRDKHKHRRRHSSSKDRDSRHRHKHHRGTDDEQGHNSDSSDSDHHHSRHRRKQDNSDAERPRSRFAYEHNNSSEEDEHRHYRHHHKHDSSSEDEDRRSRHRHKHHRSSDDEHQHRRKRSHSGREGELEEGEICAKSDQSKLSEGNCVSRETSADISKPDAEGRRAPSLPAETTAVSDDLRAKIRAMLMATL